In Diabrotica undecimpunctata isolate CICGRU chromosome 4, icDiaUnde3, whole genome shotgun sequence, a single genomic region encodes these proteins:
- the LOC140438345 gene encoding uncharacterized protein — MKKGEIEGKQKGKVKIIKWMDKRPVLMICTIPEHDAALTDTGKKKNRKNESVMNPSCVIHYYKAKKGVDVSDQMSSYYSVLRRTLYRRQLAEELTSATPSVAPCNEQIIGKSSEREFILL; from the exons atgaaaaagggGGAAATTGAAGGAAAGCAGAAAGGCAAAGTCAAAATCATCAAATGGATGGataaaagaccagttttaatgaTATGTACCATTCCAGAACACGATGCTGCACTTACAGACACTG GTAaaaaaaaaaatcgcaaaaatgAAAGTGTTATGAATCCATCATGTGTCATCCACTACTATAAAGCCAAGAAGGGGGTTGATGTCAGTGATCAAATGAGTTCTTATTACTCTGTATTACGAAGAACTTTGTACAG AAGACAATTGGCAGAAGAATTAACCTCAGCAACACCTTCAGTGGCACCATGTAATGAACAAATAATCGGAAAGTCCTCAGAAAGAGAATTCATACTTTTGTGA